The Brassica napus cultivar Da-Ae chromosome C7, Da-Ae, whole genome shotgun sequence genomic interval GGTAGCTGCACTTCACTTGGGCAAGCTCGGTGCTAGACTCACCAAGCTCACCAAGGACCAGTCTGACTACGTCAGCATACCCGTTGAAGGTCCTTACAAGCCTGTTCACTACAGGTACTGAGAAGAAAAAAGGACCAAGCTTTGGTTGGGAAAAACATGAGATATTGGTCTTCTTATGAGGTTGACCAAATATTGGTATGAATAAGGGGTTGTTGTTATTGGCTTTGAGAGgctgtttctttgttttgtttttcattttatatcaTCTCAAGATGaattagtttatgtttttacaCTCTTGTTAGGCTTTATCTAATTGATGTTCTTTTTTTACTGGTTTTACTTTTCGAACAAGTGAGGAAACAACGTACGTAAAGCTATCTTCGGCTTCATGTTATTAGAGATCTTTTGTCTGCTTTGAATTTGTATACTGAGATGGTCAATCCAAACATTCAACTTTTTGAGCTTTTCCTTCTTCCTCTAACTTTACACGATACATACAGCGACTCATCTTTTCTGAATTAGGATGTCTTTGTCTACTATGACAAGTCATTTCCCGCAACAAAGCAGAGGATTAAGGCAGAGAACTTGATCCAGAAGACGCATGGCTTAAAAATGGACTCTGTATATTGTTGCTTTTCGTCAAGAAAAAGCTCATTAATGAACCAATTCCTTCTCTGAGCCACACAAAGCTAAAGCCATGCCTCAGCCGAAACTCACTGATTTCAACGGAGAACCCAAGAGTCAGGTTCTTGAACTTACAAGAACAACAAGACCAAGCTTTCTAACTTGAgaaataaaaagttattttgCAGCTTATTGCTAGTTCTCCCCCAGTCAACAGAAGTCTAAATGCAATCTAGAAATCTAAATTTTCCCATAAATAACCATTTCAACTATTTACAAAATCTGCCAGAAACTTCTAATTTAGTACAAAAGTACCCCCTAAACAAGCTTAAGTACTTCAACTCTTTCCTACAAAAGTCCACAATCTTCCATATATCAATCCACTCAACACTCCCAACAATACAGATATCAATTATATCAATATTGATTACATATAAACTACGTAAGCCTTATTCTAATGTAAACAACAACATTACAAAATGAATTAAAGATTTTACTTGCCTCATCCTTGGAGAGAGAGCATTTTAATCGCATTATCAAGATCCGCATTTAAAAGAAAACCGGATAAAAATGTTTCAGGTCTTGATGTCGCTAGTGTCTCGAGCACACCTAGTAATGATGTTGCATCCTCTGCTGTAAGAATTGGCCTGTCCGGAGCGACAAGCGTAGTAGGAAGCGCCTGGCCTCTGACAAGGAACCATGTCTCTCCTTAGCGTTGCGTAACTTATGTACTGTTTCCGCATCATCATCACTCTCCGGCTTATATCCGACGGCAtcatctcttctccttcttccccGACTACGCCTTTCCGGTCAAGCATTGCGTCTATTTCTTCGTTCACCGACGAAACCGGAACCTCGACGGAGATCGAGAGATGGGTCTGAAGGAAAAGTATGGATAAGTAAACGAAAGCTAAGGATCTCGACATGTCGGTGTGGGAGATTTTTTGTAGATGTGGTGATCTCTGCTTTACAACTCCCAAGTTGCTAGTTCTTGCTGTTAAACCAGTTGGTTTAGAGATTGATAGAATTTAACTCTGAACTGTAACGTCAAGTATTTAATTACATCTTATCTAtttgaacaaacaaacaaaaaaaaatacatcatatctatattttttgtcAGTGGGACTCCTACTCCAATTCTCTTATTTATTGTGGTCCACTGACAAACACTTGGTTCCTTTTGATAATTCATAATTCTTGTTGTTCTTTCTTGCCAAATAGGATGAACATTTTTTAATGAGATATTAACATAAATAGACAATTGTGTCTTTTTATTACACTTGAAAACACATTATGCTACTGAGATACTTTTCAGTAGTTGAAGACTTGTTTACCCTCCAaaaagcaaaaccaagaggGATAATGAGATAATTGGACGATTCTTTTTAGTTGGGCTAGTTacgtatttgaatttttaaaaaaaattaaggtttAGACTGTTGGACGTGAAACATAGGTGaaattgaattttgtttttcacaCGGGCCCGGGGAAACTCTCgttgaattaattttttttcttcaataatAGTAAAACCCAGAGAAAAAGTGACAAAAGAAATTTCCAACGGAGGACGTTTTAACGGTGGAGActgatggagaagaagatgttgtcACAAAAGAGGAGAGATTTCaagggaaaagcaaaaggtTAAATCCATTTATTGTTTACATCTCGATTGGTTTGGGTATTTACGGTTGCTTCCATCTCAATCCTCATGTGAGGTTAAAGATTCCCAAGTTTTTGGGTTAGTGTTTCAATTCTGGGATTTCGTTTTTGGGATTAGGGTTTGGGATTTCGATTTTGAGATTTGGGATTCAGGATTTCGATTTTGCGATTAGGGTTCCGATTTCAGAGTTttctaagttttgtttttttgttggtaTCAGTTTTTACAGAGGTGGCGTAGGCATAAGAGGAAGGGGTGAATGAAGGAAGCTTTCTTaattttggaattagggttccGATTTCAGATTTTCTAATGATGATGTTTTCTATGTACGTGTGTACATTTTTATGtgtgtgtacatgtgtacacttCTGTGACACTGATTCGCACGTGTACATATGGACATTGCTTCGAGTTGTACATTTGTACTCTGAACCTGGTGAACCAGCTCTGATTTTACTCTGTACCTTGTGTAATAGGCGTTGTGGTGATTGTGAGCCAGTTGCGATAAAGTTTATGAGCTAAATGCTCTAGGAAACCCACATCCATGGATGGTATGACTGATGATTAGGTGGACATAATGAGGAAGCAGTTTGCTATGGATTAGTACAAGGATTGGATTGTACCAGTTTATGTGGAGGATGAGACGAAGTGAGAAGTTAGAGGACTAATGTATGCATGTTAGGTGTTGTGTTTGCATTCTGAAGGTTATTATATTATGCTAATCGGATGgtgtaagattttat includes:
- the LOC111197924 gene encoding protein RALF-like 24; the encoded protein is MSRSLAFVYLSILFLQTHLSISVEVPVSSVNEEIDAMLDRKGVVGEEGEEMMPSDISRRVMMMRKQYISYATLRRDMVPCQRPGASYYACRSGQANSYSRGCNIITRCARDTSDIKT